One region of Polyodon spathula isolate WHYD16114869_AA chromosome 25, ASM1765450v1, whole genome shotgun sequence genomic DNA includes:
- the LOC121299690 gene encoding transcriptional enhancer factor TEF-5 isoform X4: MEGDAEGVWSPDIEQSFQEALAIYPPCGRRKIILSDEGKMYGRNELIARYIKLRTGKTRTRKQDQASKDKALQNMAAMSSAQIVSASVMQNKLGLPPLPQPPYPPPARQFWTGPIPGQPGPSQDIKPFAQPGYSLQGPVPPPISVGYEPMATPLPPAATAVPVWQDRTIASTKLRMLEYSAFMEVQRDPDTYSKHLFVHIGQTNTSYSDPLLEAVDIRQIYDKFPEKKGGLKELYEKGPQNAFFLVKFWADLNSSMQDGPGSFYGVSSQYSSADNMTITVSTKVCSFGKQVVEKVETEYARMEGGRFVYRIHRSPMCEYMINFIHKLKHLPEKYMMNSVLENFTILQVVTNRDSQETLLCIAFVFEVSTSEHGAQYHVYRLVKD; the protein is encoded by the exons ATGGAGGGGGACGCCGAGGGGGTCTGGAGCCCCGACATTGAGCAGAGCTTCCAGGAGGCGCTGGCCATCTACCCGCCCTGCGGCCGACGCAAGATCATCCTGTCCGACGAGGGCAAGATGTACG GTCGCAATGAGTTGATAGCGAGATATATCAAGTTACGGACAGGGAAAACCCGCACAAGAAAACAG GATCAGGCTTCGAAAGACAAGGCCCTGCAGAACATGGCTGCTATGTCGTCGGCACAGATCGTGTCTGCGAGCGTGATGCAGAACAAACTGGGGCTCCCCCCTCTACCCCAGCCCCCCTACCCTCCGCCGGCCAGG cagttTTGGACGGGGCCAATCCCAGGCCAGCCCGGCCCTTCTCAGGA CATCAAACCGTTTGCACAGCCAGGGTACTCCCTTCAGGGCCCAGTCCCCCCTCCTATATCTG TAGGTTACGAGCCCATGGCTACACCCCTGCCCCCCGCAGCCACGGCAGTCCCAGTGTGGCAGGACCGCACCATCGCCTCCACGAAACTACGCATGCTGGAGTACTCGGCCTTCATGGAGGTGCAGCGAGACCCCGACACG tacagtaagcaCCTGTTTGTGCACATCGGCCAGACGAACACATCCTACAGTGACCCGCTGCTGGAGGCCGTGGACATCCGGCAGATCTACGACAAGTTCCCAGAGAAGAAGGGGGGTCTCAAGGAGCTATACGAGAAGGGCCCGCAGAACGCTTTCTTCCTTGTCAAGTTCTGG GCGGATTTGAACAGCAGCATGCAGGATGGGCCCGGATCCTTCTACGGGGTCAGCAGTCAGTACAGCAGCGCCGACAACATGACCATCACCGTCTCCACCAAAGTGTGCTCCTTCGGCAAGCAGGTCGTGGAGAAGGTGGAG ACAGAGTATGCTCGAATGGAAGGAGGACGCTTTGTGTACAGAATCCACCGCTCTCCCATGTGTGAATACATGATCAACTTCATCCACAAGCTGAAGCACCTCCCCGAGAAGTACATGATGAACAGCGTGCTGGAGAACTTCACCATTTTACAG gTCGTTACAAACAGGGACAGTCAGGAGACCCTGCTGTGTATAGCCTTCGTGTTCGAGGTGTCCACGAGCGAACACGGGGCGCAGTACCACGTCTACAGGCTCGTCAAGGACTAG
- the LOC121299690 gene encoding transcriptional enhancer factor TEF-5 isoform X6, translating into MEGDAEGVWSPDIEQSFQEALAIYPPCGRRKIILSDEGKMYGRNELIARYIKLRTGKTRTRKQVSSHLQVLARRKSREIQSKLKAMNLQFWTGPIPGQPGPSQDIKPFAQPGYSLQGPVPPPISVGYEPMATPLPPAATAVPVWQDRTIASTKLRMLEYSAFMEVQRDPDTYSKHLFVHIGQTNTSYSDPLLEAVDIRQIYDKFPEKKGGLKELYEKGPQNAFFLVKFWADLNSSMQDGPGSFYGVSSQYSSADNMTITVSTKVCSFGKQVVEKVETEYARMEGGRFVYRIHRSPMCEYMINFIHKLKHLPEKYMMNSVLENFTILQVVTNRDSQETLLCIAFVFEVSTSEHGAQYHVYRLVKD; encoded by the exons ATGGAGGGGGACGCCGAGGGGGTCTGGAGCCCCGACATTGAGCAGAGCTTCCAGGAGGCGCTGGCCATCTACCCGCCCTGCGGCCGACGCAAGATCATCCTGTCCGACGAGGGCAAGATGTACG GTCGCAATGAGTTGATAGCGAGATATATCAAGTTACGGACAGGGAAAACCCGCACAAGAAAACAG GTTTCTAGCCATTTGCAGGTTCTTGCCAGGAGAAAATCTCGCGAGATTCAGTCAAAGCTGAAG GCAATGAACTTG cagttTTGGACGGGGCCAATCCCAGGCCAGCCCGGCCCTTCTCAGGA CATCAAACCGTTTGCACAGCCAGGGTACTCCCTTCAGGGCCCAGTCCCCCCTCCTATATCTG TAGGTTACGAGCCCATGGCTACACCCCTGCCCCCCGCAGCCACGGCAGTCCCAGTGTGGCAGGACCGCACCATCGCCTCCACGAAACTACGCATGCTGGAGTACTCGGCCTTCATGGAGGTGCAGCGAGACCCCGACACG tacagtaagcaCCTGTTTGTGCACATCGGCCAGACGAACACATCCTACAGTGACCCGCTGCTGGAGGCCGTGGACATCCGGCAGATCTACGACAAGTTCCCAGAGAAGAAGGGGGGTCTCAAGGAGCTATACGAGAAGGGCCCGCAGAACGCTTTCTTCCTTGTCAAGTTCTGG GCGGATTTGAACAGCAGCATGCAGGATGGGCCCGGATCCTTCTACGGGGTCAGCAGTCAGTACAGCAGCGCCGACAACATGACCATCACCGTCTCCACCAAAGTGTGCTCCTTCGGCAAGCAGGTCGTGGAGAAGGTGGAG ACAGAGTATGCTCGAATGGAAGGAGGACGCTTTGTGTACAGAATCCACCGCTCTCCCATGTGTGAATACATGATCAACTTCATCCACAAGCTGAAGCACCTCCCCGAGAAGTACATGATGAACAGCGTGCTGGAGAACTTCACCATTTTACAG gTCGTTACAAACAGGGACAGTCAGGAGACCCTGCTGTGTATAGCCTTCGTGTTCGAGGTGTCCACGAGCGAACACGGGGCGCAGTACCACGTCTACAGGCTCGTCAAGGACTAG
- the LOC121299690 gene encoding transcriptional enhancer factor TEF-5 isoform X11 gives MEGDAEGVWSPDIEQSFQEALAIYPPCGRRKIILSDEGKMYGRNELIARYIKLRTGKTRTRKQDQASKDKALQNMAAMSSAQIVSASVMQNKLGLPPLPQPPYPPPARFWTGPIPGQPGPSQDIKPFAQPGYSLQGPVPPPISGYEPMATPLPPAATAVPVWQDRTIASTKLRMLEYSAFMEVQRDPDTYSKHLFVHIGQTNTSYSDPLLEAVDIRQIYDKFPEKKGGLKELYEKGPQNAFFLVKFWADLNSSMQDGPGSFYGVSSQYSSADNMTITVSTKVCSFGKQVVEKVETEYARMEGGRFVYRIHRSPMCEYMINFIHKLKHLPEKYMMNSVLENFTILQVVTNRDSQETLLCIAFVFEVSTSEHGAQYHVYRLVKD, from the exons ATGGAGGGGGACGCCGAGGGGGTCTGGAGCCCCGACATTGAGCAGAGCTTCCAGGAGGCGCTGGCCATCTACCCGCCCTGCGGCCGACGCAAGATCATCCTGTCCGACGAGGGCAAGATGTACG GTCGCAATGAGTTGATAGCGAGATATATCAAGTTACGGACAGGGAAAACCCGCACAAGAAAACAG GATCAGGCTTCGAAAGACAAGGCCCTGCAGAACATGGCTGCTATGTCGTCGGCACAGATCGTGTCTGCGAGCGTGATGCAGAACAAACTGGGGCTCCCCCCTCTACCCCAGCCCCCCTACCCTCCGCCGGCCAGG ttTTGGACGGGGCCAATCCCAGGCCAGCCCGGCCCTTCTCAGGA CATCAAACCGTTTGCACAGCCAGGGTACTCCCTTCAGGGCCCAGTCCCCCCTCCTATATCTG GTTACGAGCCCATGGCTACACCCCTGCCCCCCGCAGCCACGGCAGTCCCAGTGTGGCAGGACCGCACCATCGCCTCCACGAAACTACGCATGCTGGAGTACTCGGCCTTCATGGAGGTGCAGCGAGACCCCGACACG tacagtaagcaCCTGTTTGTGCACATCGGCCAGACGAACACATCCTACAGTGACCCGCTGCTGGAGGCCGTGGACATCCGGCAGATCTACGACAAGTTCCCAGAGAAGAAGGGGGGTCTCAAGGAGCTATACGAGAAGGGCCCGCAGAACGCTTTCTTCCTTGTCAAGTTCTGG GCGGATTTGAACAGCAGCATGCAGGATGGGCCCGGATCCTTCTACGGGGTCAGCAGTCAGTACAGCAGCGCCGACAACATGACCATCACCGTCTCCACCAAAGTGTGCTCCTTCGGCAAGCAGGTCGTGGAGAAGGTGGAG ACAGAGTATGCTCGAATGGAAGGAGGACGCTTTGTGTACAGAATCCACCGCTCTCCCATGTGTGAATACATGATCAACTTCATCCACAAGCTGAAGCACCTCCCCGAGAAGTACATGATGAACAGCGTGCTGGAGAACTTCACCATTTTACAG gTCGTTACAAACAGGGACAGTCAGGAGACCCTGCTGTGTATAGCCTTCGTGTTCGAGGTGTCCACGAGCGAACACGGGGCGCAGTACCACGTCTACAGGCTCGTCAAGGACTAG
- the LOC121299690 gene encoding transcriptional enhancer factor TEF-5 isoform X2 — translation MEGDAEGVWSPDIEQSFQEALAIYPPCGRRKIILSDEGKMYGRNELIARYIKLRTGKTRTRKQVSSHLQVLARRKSREIQSKLKAMNLDQASKDKALQNMAAMSSAQIVSASVMQNKLGLPPLPQPPYPPPARQFWTGPIPGQPGPSQDIKPFAQPGYSLQGPVPPPISGYEPMATPLPPAATAVPVWQDRTIASTKLRMLEYSAFMEVQRDPDTYSKHLFVHIGQTNTSYSDPLLEAVDIRQIYDKFPEKKGGLKELYEKGPQNAFFLVKFWADLNSSMQDGPGSFYGVSSQYSSADNMTITVSTKVCSFGKQVVEKVETEYARMEGGRFVYRIHRSPMCEYMINFIHKLKHLPEKYMMNSVLENFTILQVVTNRDSQETLLCIAFVFEVSTSEHGAQYHVYRLVKD, via the exons ATGGAGGGGGACGCCGAGGGGGTCTGGAGCCCCGACATTGAGCAGAGCTTCCAGGAGGCGCTGGCCATCTACCCGCCCTGCGGCCGACGCAAGATCATCCTGTCCGACGAGGGCAAGATGTACG GTCGCAATGAGTTGATAGCGAGATATATCAAGTTACGGACAGGGAAAACCCGCACAAGAAAACAG GTTTCTAGCCATTTGCAGGTTCTTGCCAGGAGAAAATCTCGCGAGATTCAGTCAAAGCTGAAG GCAATGAACTTG GATCAGGCTTCGAAAGACAAGGCCCTGCAGAACATGGCTGCTATGTCGTCGGCACAGATCGTGTCTGCGAGCGTGATGCAGAACAAACTGGGGCTCCCCCCTCTACCCCAGCCCCCCTACCCTCCGCCGGCCAGG cagttTTGGACGGGGCCAATCCCAGGCCAGCCCGGCCCTTCTCAGGA CATCAAACCGTTTGCACAGCCAGGGTACTCCCTTCAGGGCCCAGTCCCCCCTCCTATATCTG GTTACGAGCCCATGGCTACACCCCTGCCCCCCGCAGCCACGGCAGTCCCAGTGTGGCAGGACCGCACCATCGCCTCCACGAAACTACGCATGCTGGAGTACTCGGCCTTCATGGAGGTGCAGCGAGACCCCGACACG tacagtaagcaCCTGTTTGTGCACATCGGCCAGACGAACACATCCTACAGTGACCCGCTGCTGGAGGCCGTGGACATCCGGCAGATCTACGACAAGTTCCCAGAGAAGAAGGGGGGTCTCAAGGAGCTATACGAGAAGGGCCCGCAGAACGCTTTCTTCCTTGTCAAGTTCTGG GCGGATTTGAACAGCAGCATGCAGGATGGGCCCGGATCCTTCTACGGGGTCAGCAGTCAGTACAGCAGCGCCGACAACATGACCATCACCGTCTCCACCAAAGTGTGCTCCTTCGGCAAGCAGGTCGTGGAGAAGGTGGAG ACAGAGTATGCTCGAATGGAAGGAGGACGCTTTGTGTACAGAATCCACCGCTCTCCCATGTGTGAATACATGATCAACTTCATCCACAAGCTGAAGCACCTCCCCGAGAAGTACATGATGAACAGCGTGCTGGAGAACTTCACCATTTTACAG gTCGTTACAAACAGGGACAGTCAGGAGACCCTGCTGTGTATAGCCTTCGTGTTCGAGGTGTCCACGAGCGAACACGGGGCGCAGTACCACGTCTACAGGCTCGTCAAGGACTAG
- the LOC121299690 gene encoding transcriptional enhancer factor TEF-5 isoform X7 gives MEGDAEGVWSPDIEQSFQEALAIYPPCGRRKIILSDEGKMYGRNELIARYIKLRTGKTRTRKQVSSHLQVLARRKSREIQSKLKAMNLDQASKDKALQNMAAMSSAQIVSASVMQNKLGLPPLPQPPYPPPARQFWTGPIPGQPGPSQDIKPFAQPGYSLQGPVPPPISVGYEPMATPLPPAATAVPVWQDRTIASTKLRMLEYSAFMEVQRDPDTYSKHLFVHIGQTNTSYSDPLLEAVDIRQIYDKFPEKKGGLKELYEKGPQNAFFLVKFWADLNSSMQDGPGSFYGVSSQYSSADNMTITVSTKVCSFGKQVVEKVETEYARMEGGRFVYRIHRSPMCEYMINFIHKLKHLPEKYMMNSVLENFTILQVVTNRDSQETLLCIAFVFEVSTSEHGAQYHVYRLVKD, from the exons ATGGAGGGGGACGCCGAGGGGGTCTGGAGCCCCGACATTGAGCAGAGCTTCCAGGAGGCGCTGGCCATCTACCCGCCCTGCGGCCGACGCAAGATCATCCTGTCCGACGAGGGCAAGATGTACG GTCGCAATGAGTTGATAGCGAGATATATCAAGTTACGGACAGGGAAAACCCGCACAAGAAAACAG GTTTCTAGCCATTTGCAGGTTCTTGCCAGGAGAAAATCTCGCGAGATTCAGTCAAAGCTGAAG GCAATGAACTTG GATCAGGCTTCGAAAGACAAGGCCCTGCAGAACATGGCTGCTATGTCGTCGGCACAGATCGTGTCTGCGAGCGTGATGCAGAACAAACTGGGGCTCCCCCCTCTACCCCAGCCCCCCTACCCTCCGCCGGCCAGG cagttTTGGACGGGGCCAATCCCAGGCCAGCCCGGCCCTTCTCAGGA CATCAAACCGTTTGCACAGCCAGGGTACTCCCTTCAGGGCCCAGTCCCCCCTCCTATATCTG TAGGTTACGAGCCCATGGCTACACCCCTGCCCCCCGCAGCCACGGCAGTCCCAGTGTGGCAGGACCGCACCATCGCCTCCACGAAACTACGCATGCTGGAGTACTCGGCCTTCATGGAGGTGCAGCGAGACCCCGACACG tacagtaagcaCCTGTTTGTGCACATCGGCCAGACGAACACATCCTACAGTGACCCGCTGCTGGAGGCCGTGGACATCCGGCAGATCTACGACAAGTTCCCAGAGAAGAAGGGGGGTCTCAAGGAGCTATACGAGAAGGGCCCGCAGAACGCTTTCTTCCTTGTCAAGTTCTGG GCGGATTTGAACAGCAGCATGCAGGATGGGCCCGGATCCTTCTACGGGGTCAGCAGTCAGTACAGCAGCGCCGACAACATGACCATCACCGTCTCCACCAAAGTGTGCTCCTTCGGCAAGCAGGTCGTGGAGAAGGTGGAG ACAGAGTATGCTCGAATGGAAGGAGGACGCTTTGTGTACAGAATCCACCGCTCTCCCATGTGTGAATACATGATCAACTTCATCCACAAGCTGAAGCACCTCCCCGAGAAGTACATGATGAACAGCGTGCTGGAGAACTTCACCATTTTACAG gTCGTTACAAACAGGGACAGTCAGGAGACCCTGCTGTGTATAGCCTTCGTGTTCGAGGTGTCCACGAGCGAACACGGGGCGCAGTACCACGTCTACAGGCTCGTCAAGGACTAG
- the LOC121299690 gene encoding transcriptional enhancer factor TEF-5 isoform X1: MEGDAEGVWSPDIEQSFQEALAIYPPCGRRKIILSDEGKMYGRNELIARYIKLRTGKTRTRKQVSSHLQVLARRKSREIQSKLKAMNLDQASKDKALQNMAAMSSAQIVSASVMQNKLGLPPLPQPPYPPPARFWTGPIPGQPGPSQDIKPFAQPGYSLQGPVPPPISVGYEPMATPLPPAATAVPVWQDRTIASTKLRMLEYSAFMEVQRDPDTYSKHLFVHIGQTNTSYSDPLLEAVDIRQIYDKFPEKKGGLKELYEKGPQNAFFLVKFWADLNSSMQDGPGSFYGVSSQYSSADNMTITVSTKVCSFGKQVVEKVETEYARMEGGRFVYRIHRSPMCEYMINFIHKLKHLPEKYMMNSVLENFTILQVVTNRDSQETLLCIAFVFEVSTSEHGAQYHVYRLVKD; encoded by the exons ATGGAGGGGGACGCCGAGGGGGTCTGGAGCCCCGACATTGAGCAGAGCTTCCAGGAGGCGCTGGCCATCTACCCGCCCTGCGGCCGACGCAAGATCATCCTGTCCGACGAGGGCAAGATGTACG GTCGCAATGAGTTGATAGCGAGATATATCAAGTTACGGACAGGGAAAACCCGCACAAGAAAACAG GTTTCTAGCCATTTGCAGGTTCTTGCCAGGAGAAAATCTCGCGAGATTCAGTCAAAGCTGAAG GCAATGAACTTG GATCAGGCTTCGAAAGACAAGGCCCTGCAGAACATGGCTGCTATGTCGTCGGCACAGATCGTGTCTGCGAGCGTGATGCAGAACAAACTGGGGCTCCCCCCTCTACCCCAGCCCCCCTACCCTCCGCCGGCCAGG ttTTGGACGGGGCCAATCCCAGGCCAGCCCGGCCCTTCTCAGGA CATCAAACCGTTTGCACAGCCAGGGTACTCCCTTCAGGGCCCAGTCCCCCCTCCTATATCTG TAGGTTACGAGCCCATGGCTACACCCCTGCCCCCCGCAGCCACGGCAGTCCCAGTGTGGCAGGACCGCACCATCGCCTCCACGAAACTACGCATGCTGGAGTACTCGGCCTTCATGGAGGTGCAGCGAGACCCCGACACG tacagtaagcaCCTGTTTGTGCACATCGGCCAGACGAACACATCCTACAGTGACCCGCTGCTGGAGGCCGTGGACATCCGGCAGATCTACGACAAGTTCCCAGAGAAGAAGGGGGGTCTCAAGGAGCTATACGAGAAGGGCCCGCAGAACGCTTTCTTCCTTGTCAAGTTCTGG GCGGATTTGAACAGCAGCATGCAGGATGGGCCCGGATCCTTCTACGGGGTCAGCAGTCAGTACAGCAGCGCCGACAACATGACCATCACCGTCTCCACCAAAGTGTGCTCCTTCGGCAAGCAGGTCGTGGAGAAGGTGGAG ACAGAGTATGCTCGAATGGAAGGAGGACGCTTTGTGTACAGAATCCACCGCTCTCCCATGTGTGAATACATGATCAACTTCATCCACAAGCTGAAGCACCTCCCCGAGAAGTACATGATGAACAGCGTGCTGGAGAACTTCACCATTTTACAG gTCGTTACAAACAGGGACAGTCAGGAGACCCTGCTGTGTATAGCCTTCGTGTTCGAGGTGTCCACGAGCGAACACGGGGCGCAGTACCACGTCTACAGGCTCGTCAAGGACTAG
- the LOC121299690 gene encoding transcriptional enhancer factor TEF-5 isoform X5, with product MGPRGWTSPWRGTPRGSGAPTLSRASRRRWPSTRPAADARSSCPTRARCTDQASKDKALQNMAAMSSAQIVSASVMQNKLGLPPLPQPPYPPPARQFWTGPIPGQPGPSQDIKPFAQPGYSLQGPVPPPISVGYEPMATPLPPAATAVPVWQDRTIASTKLRMLEYSAFMEVQRDPDTYSKHLFVHIGQTNTSYSDPLLEAVDIRQIYDKFPEKKGGLKELYEKGPQNAFFLVKFWADLNSSMQDGPGSFYGVSSQYSSADNMTITVSTKVCSFGKQVVEKVETEYARMEGGRFVYRIHRSPMCEYMINFIHKLKHLPEKYMMNSVLENFTILQVVTNRDSQETLLCIAFVFEVSTSEHGAQYHVYRLVKD from the exons ATGGGGCCGAGGGGCTGGACAAGTCCATGGAGGGGGACGCCGAGGGGGTCTGGAGCCCCGACATTGAGCAGAGCTTCCAGGAGGCGCTGGCCATCTACCCGCCCTGCGGCCGACGCAAGATCATCCTGTCCGACGAGGGCAAGATGTACG GATCAGGCTTCGAAAGACAAGGCCCTGCAGAACATGGCTGCTATGTCGTCGGCACAGATCGTGTCTGCGAGCGTGATGCAGAACAAACTGGGGCTCCCCCCTCTACCCCAGCCCCCCTACCCTCCGCCGGCCAGG cagttTTGGACGGGGCCAATCCCAGGCCAGCCCGGCCCTTCTCAGGA CATCAAACCGTTTGCACAGCCAGGGTACTCCCTTCAGGGCCCAGTCCCCCCTCCTATATCTG TAGGTTACGAGCCCATGGCTACACCCCTGCCCCCCGCAGCCACGGCAGTCCCAGTGTGGCAGGACCGCACCATCGCCTCCACGAAACTACGCATGCTGGAGTACTCGGCCTTCATGGAGGTGCAGCGAGACCCCGACACG tacagtaagcaCCTGTTTGTGCACATCGGCCAGACGAACACATCCTACAGTGACCCGCTGCTGGAGGCCGTGGACATCCGGCAGATCTACGACAAGTTCCCAGAGAAGAAGGGGGGTCTCAAGGAGCTATACGAGAAGGGCCCGCAGAACGCTTTCTTCCTTGTCAAGTTCTGG GCGGATTTGAACAGCAGCATGCAGGATGGGCCCGGATCCTTCTACGGGGTCAGCAGTCAGTACAGCAGCGCCGACAACATGACCATCACCGTCTCCACCAAAGTGTGCTCCTTCGGCAAGCAGGTCGTGGAGAAGGTGGAG ACAGAGTATGCTCGAATGGAAGGAGGACGCTTTGTGTACAGAATCCACCGCTCTCCCATGTGTGAATACATGATCAACTTCATCCACAAGCTGAAGCACCTCCCCGAGAAGTACATGATGAACAGCGTGCTGGAGAACTTCACCATTTTACAG gTCGTTACAAACAGGGACAGTCAGGAGACCCTGCTGTGTATAGCCTTCGTGTTCGAGGTGTCCACGAGCGAACACGGGGCGCAGTACCACGTCTACAGGCTCGTCAAGGACTAG
- the LOC121299690 gene encoding transcriptional enhancer factor TEF-5 isoform X10, translated as MEGDAEGVWSPDIEQSFQEALAIYPPCGRRKIILSDEGKMYGRNELIARYIKLRTGKTRTRKQVSSHLQVLARRKSREIQSKLKDQASKDKALQNMAAMSSAQIVSASVMQNKLGLPPLPQPPYPPPARFWTGPIPGQPGPSQDIKPFAQPGYSLQGPVPPPISGYEPMATPLPPAATAVPVWQDRTIASTKLRMLEYSAFMEVQRDPDTYSKHLFVHIGQTNTSYSDPLLEAVDIRQIYDKFPEKKGGLKELYEKGPQNAFFLVKFWADLNSSMQDGPGSFYGVSSQYSSADNMTITVSTKVCSFGKQVVEKVETEYARMEGGRFVYRIHRSPMCEYMINFIHKLKHLPEKYMMNSVLENFTILQVVTNRDSQETLLCIAFVFEVSTSEHGAQYHVYRLVKD; from the exons ATGGAGGGGGACGCCGAGGGGGTCTGGAGCCCCGACATTGAGCAGAGCTTCCAGGAGGCGCTGGCCATCTACCCGCCCTGCGGCCGACGCAAGATCATCCTGTCCGACGAGGGCAAGATGTACG GTCGCAATGAGTTGATAGCGAGATATATCAAGTTACGGACAGGGAAAACCCGCACAAGAAAACAG GTTTCTAGCCATTTGCAGGTTCTTGCCAGGAGAAAATCTCGCGAGATTCAGTCAAAGCTGAAG GATCAGGCTTCGAAAGACAAGGCCCTGCAGAACATGGCTGCTATGTCGTCGGCACAGATCGTGTCTGCGAGCGTGATGCAGAACAAACTGGGGCTCCCCCCTCTACCCCAGCCCCCCTACCCTCCGCCGGCCAGG ttTTGGACGGGGCCAATCCCAGGCCAGCCCGGCCCTTCTCAGGA CATCAAACCGTTTGCACAGCCAGGGTACTCCCTTCAGGGCCCAGTCCCCCCTCCTATATCTG GTTACGAGCCCATGGCTACACCCCTGCCCCCCGCAGCCACGGCAGTCCCAGTGTGGCAGGACCGCACCATCGCCTCCACGAAACTACGCATGCTGGAGTACTCGGCCTTCATGGAGGTGCAGCGAGACCCCGACACG tacagtaagcaCCTGTTTGTGCACATCGGCCAGACGAACACATCCTACAGTGACCCGCTGCTGGAGGCCGTGGACATCCGGCAGATCTACGACAAGTTCCCAGAGAAGAAGGGGGGTCTCAAGGAGCTATACGAGAAGGGCCCGCAGAACGCTTTCTTCCTTGTCAAGTTCTGG GCGGATTTGAACAGCAGCATGCAGGATGGGCCCGGATCCTTCTACGGGGTCAGCAGTCAGTACAGCAGCGCCGACAACATGACCATCACCGTCTCCACCAAAGTGTGCTCCTTCGGCAAGCAGGTCGTGGAGAAGGTGGAG ACAGAGTATGCTCGAATGGAAGGAGGACGCTTTGTGTACAGAATCCACCGCTCTCCCATGTGTGAATACATGATCAACTTCATCCACAAGCTGAAGCACCTCCCCGAGAAGTACATGATGAACAGCGTGCTGGAGAACTTCACCATTTTACAG gTCGTTACAAACAGGGACAGTCAGGAGACCCTGCTGTGTATAGCCTTCGTGTTCGAGGTGTCCACGAGCGAACACGGGGCGCAGTACCACGTCTACAGGCTCGTCAAGGACTAG